The Cicer arietinum cultivar CDC Frontier isolate Library 1 chromosome 1, Cicar.CDCFrontier_v2.0, whole genome shotgun sequence genome contains the following window.
agaatgaaaatatgagtttatgtgaaCCTTTggattacgaatttgatgaaatttgtattatattgaaaaatataattagttttacgggttttgtttgaaaattttaataaatttttgtaataaaaaggataacattatttacattttaaaacataaaagatcaaatagtcacttaaaattaaaataaatgaccaaatcgggagaaaaaaatataaatgattaaaatattaatgaaaattaagttaagagaccacaaGTAATATTTAAcctatattttactattaatatTGATTCGGTCAATGATgatgttgttttatttttttttaatgattacttgggattaaaaataaatttttattttcaaaaattattgtgattcgTTCTATAcctctatttattttttcaaatatgtaCATAGAaccacaataatttttaaaaaagtaaaaatgtatttttaactatcttattttattttgtgtttattttaattaataatcataggtagtaattgttttaaaaattattataaaaaaaatgaatagagaattatattttttttaaaacatgtgctacatttttttttaaataagctcaaataatcattaaaaaaataaagttcaattttaagaaatagaaGAGACCAAAATTACGAATCACTTAAAGCAGaaagattaaaattacaaaattaaaaatagaagaaacaaaattataaataaattaaaatataaaaactaaaattgttaatttaaaaataaaaggactaaaattacgaaacaaataaaatagaaaatagcaTAACTAAAACTATATTTAAGTCTAATTTTTAGCTATCCACACATGATTAATTTTTAGCATATAAAATGTTGTATTTGTTATACGTAAGTCATATGTTCGTTTACTGGACGAAACATCCAAGGTGGAAGAAGGGTCTTGACTCgagtttgatttcctttattatCTTCTCCATCACCTCTACTTTGAGAGAAACCTATGTGTCAAAGTAAGTAAACCTAtgccataaaaaaaaaaagagaatggTGTGATGGATGTGATAGGTTGATAatgtgatataaaaaaaaaggaaaaaaaatagtgtttaattggtgttaaatataaaatgtatgTGTATAATTGTtaatatgaaatattatatatattataatcttCCCGTGAAATGTAGTATATATAATAGACTATATAGCTTGCCATGCTCTGTTTTTATAGCAGATTGTTAGTAGTTAATTTTTAGCTATCCACACATCATTCATTTTAAACATATGAAATGTTGTATTTGTTATACATAAATCATCTACTCATTTACAGGACGAAGCATCCAAGGTGGAAAAAGGGTGTTGACTCGTGTTTGATTTCCTTCGTTATCTTCTCCATCACCTCTACCTTGAGGGGAACCTCTGCATCAAAGTAATTACACCTctatctattaatattaattatatacttTCTAGCCGTTCATACAAATGATAAGATGAATAAGTGAAAATGCTTCACACCATGCATGAAACATATATTATAGTCCAGAAGAAATTCTTCTtctaactaattaatatatataataattaatatatatatatatatatatatatatatatatatatttatttaatgcttatctgatcattttacatatattaagaaaaatatataaatagaaaacaaaGAATAATAATACTACTAAACTactattatcaaattattgatgtatttattattatcataaatataaaatgaaaatattaaattaagattAGTGCATGTTGTAATAATTATagagtataattaaaaaatataattaatattatctaaAACACTTTGAGGCATATGTGAAATTAAAATGCACTAACCCAATGTTCAATGTCTCCAATGGTTGAGATGCCAGTACAGTGGAGGTTAGATCGATAGCATCATACTGCTGCTCAAGTTGGGCCAattctttctctttctcctttATCTAGTTTTCACTCAAATCATGTAAAGTGAGATTCCATTAAGATTAAAACCATACTACTCTATATAAAGAAAGAGCCACAGTGACAAAAACATCAGCAACCTTTTTTACGAGCAAGTTGTTTTTTTCTTGGAGGGCCTTATCCTGcatagaaagaaagaaacaaaaaatttgcTAACAAGCAGTAACAAATGACAGCACAACATATTCCAAAACAAGACTTCTTTTCTCACCTCCCATATACACTATGAAAGTAACAGGGTTTTTTTccgaagaaaaatataatttttctactTTTTATATACGTACTTTCAAATACTATCGTGGTTTCTAGAAATATAAGTTTTTACtacgttttatttcaattttatatatattaatcattcTACGTTTAGtttatcatatgtcacattatttaaaacatcgtcatcattttttaattaaaaaatctgaaGGAGAGAACAAAActttcaacttttaaaatagagaaacaatttcgtgaatcaataaaaataaagaaactaaaattacaattaaattaaaatttttaaaattgaacctAAATCTGATATTTTGTGTGCGGATTGAGAGGGTGAACaagtaatcattaaaaaaaaactactatgCATGTCCAAATAAGGAGGGAAAAAGGACTAATTATCCATTTAGGCTTAAAAGAGATGTTGGAAAACAGAGACTCAAACAGAGTGTTATTGCCAAAATATAGACTCAAATGAGATTGTTGAATATGTATTTGCTTCCTAAAGTTAGATGcaatatataaaacataaatacaCATTTTGATTCAAGCTTATTGTAATTCCTTCAATAAAGAAACATTTTTGTATTTGACCATGcatgtatataaataaatatatacatgCACATTTGATATCAAAATGAAAGTACTTACCTTTTTGTGGAGCTCTGAAATGGATTCATACATGAGTTGGTTCtgcaaattacaaattaaaccATCATAATGATTGGCACATTCAATTCAAACTCTATTGGCAAAACTAATTACAATGTTTTTTATATACCTTCCGCGATCTAATTTGTTTGAGAGCAGAATCAAGCTGATGCTCCAAATTCTGAAGCTCTTTGATACTTAGGCCATCAAGTTCTTCACCCATAAAATTCCtgtaaagtaaataattaaccaaattaaatatttcattaattacaTGATACAATATCccttacttttaaaaaaatttatacctTTGATTTCTCTGTATGATTTCCAACCTTGCCTTCAGCTTTGCATGTTCTATAATCCAATTTTCCTAACAGAATATACAATTAAATCGATTCATCATATATGCAAATTAATAAATCagtaaaataagtaaaatcGTTATAATGTCCATGAGGTATCAACTCAgtagtaaaattttaattttataatcttaAAGGATGAAGTTCGAATATCCCAAAAATTAATGGTAAAATAGTCAttaatacaactttaattaataatatgtaAAATAGGTAAAATGGCATAGGAGTTGATTGCATACATTTTGTGGTTGATCAGTTGCAACAAGCTGCCTCTCTGCATATGAATATCTTTCATACCGTTCCAGAATTCTTTCCATACTGATGACaggaaattaaaaatgttagatAAGATTGTACATGTCTTGAGCGATAATGTTGCCTCTATCAAAAAATTCCAAagcttttataattatttaaatattatcctCTTTACATTTTATGTTGTGAGCAGATTTAAATAGTATTTTCATTGACACAAGACAATTTCATTGGGGGAATAAAACTTCCTTCACTTGGAAATCAAGGtgcttaaataaaataaagacccAAAAGCCTTAACATTATTGAAATTAGGAAGTTGCTTGTGTAGAGTTTGATAAGAAACTTGTCACCAAATAATTTGGAAGGAACTTGATTGATAAGAAAAATTGAATGTTGCCCAGCATGTCCCCAAAATTTCTTGGATAAAGATTATTGATAAAGAAGACCTATTACCAAGTAAAAgctttaattatgtttttgttcTAATTActaaaacgaagaacattcttgggtGAAAActaatcaatcttcgttttactaaaacgaagaacattccaAGGTGAAAActgatcaatcttcgttttacggaaaccaagaacattcttgggtGAAAAACTCATCAATCTTCGTTTCTTTTACTTTGatcttaattgaaattaaacaatAATTGGTATCAAGAACATTGGTTATTCGATTCAAAGAAAAGATGACATCAACAAAGTGTGTACCTAAAAAATTTAagggaaaaataattttgggttaTGACGTCTCAAGATGAAAGTTTTGCTGGTTCATTAAGGTTTGGCAGAAGCACTGGGAAGAGAGAAAAACATGGCATCCACACTTTTAGAAAAGGAGAAGAAGGATATCATGAAAAAGCTCATAGTGCTTTAATCTTGAGTCTTGGAGACAAGGTTCTGAGGGAAGTGTCAAAGGAGGCCTCTGCAGCAGGTATTTAGCTCAAGTTAGAATCTTTATACATGACAAAATCATTAGCGAATCATTTATACTTAAAACAAAAGATGTATACTTTCAAGATGCAATATGGGAGGTTAATTGAAGATCATATGGATGAGTTTAATAAGATTGTTTTAgatcttgaaaatattgatgtaaaattGAATGGTGAGGATCAAGCCCTactattgataaattaattaccaaGCTCTCTTGAAAATTTGTGTCATACACTTCTTTATGGTAGAGATTCTTTATCATTAGAAGAAGTGCAAGATGCACTAATctcaaaagaattaaaaaggaagtcagatggaaaaaaagaaagcaCTGGTGAAGGACTGCTTGTCAGCGCCAAGGCAgggaagaagaataaaaaatagaagaataagTTCAAGAATAAAGAAAATGGCAAGTCTAAAATGAAGTGTTTCATATGCAAGAAAGTGGGGCATTTCAAGAAAGAATGCCCAGATTGGAAAGGAAAGAAATGATCAAATAGTGATGATGATTATGGAAATGCATCTATAGCCTCTAAAGGATATGAAAGTACATAAGTTCTTATGGCAAATTCAACTAAAATCACAGATAATGATTGGGTGTTTGACTCAAGGTGTTCATTTCACATGACCTCAAATAAAGGTTGATTCCTTGATTACAAAGAAATTGATGGAGACAAGTTGATTATGGGGAACAAATTAGTTTGCAAGGTAGTTGGAATTGACTCAATCAAGCTGAAGCTGGAAAATGGAACTATGGAGATTTTGTCAAAAGTCAGACATGTCCTAGAGCTGAAAAGGAACTTAATTTCTCTAGGAATGTTAGAAGAAGTTGGTTGTTCATACAAAAAAGAGAAAGGTATTCTAAAAGTTATAAAAGGATCATTGATAATCATGAAGGAAAAAATGGATCATGGTATCTATCTTCTTAATGGTCAATCAGTGACAGGATTGGCAGTTGTGGCAGTCCAAGCATCAAGAAAAACCAACTTGTGGCATCATAGGCTGAGACATGTAAGTCTAAGAGGAATGCAAGTTATGGGCAGACAAGGCATGTTGGGTGGTGACAAGATTGGTgatcttgaattttgtgagcATTGTATGTATGGAAAGATGCATAGAGTCAAGTGCTCTACAGAGAAACATTGCTCAAAAGAAATTCTAGAGTATGTTCACACTGATCTATGGGGCCCTGCCAAAGTTGCTTCACATAGAGGTAACAAGTATTTTATTACATTTCTTGATGTTTATAGTAGAAAAGTATGGATTTATATGTTGAAAAGCAAGGATGAAGCATTCAATACCTTTAAAGATTAGAACTCTATTTTGAAAACAAGACTAACAAAAGGATTAACACCTTAAGGATAGACAATGATCTTGAATTTTGCAGTGCGGAGTTCACTAATTATTGCAAAACTCATGGTATGAACAGGCATAGGACTGTAAGACACACACCTTACAACTTGTCAAATGCATGTATGCCTGCACAATTTTGGGATGCATCTTGTCAAATACATGTATGCCTGCACAATTTTGGGGATAAGCTGTCCATACAACTTgctatttgataaatttgattcCTTCAATTTCAATTGAACTCAAAAATCCTCAAGAAATGTGGACTAGACATGCTGCTAATTACAATCATCTAAAAGTATTTGGGTGTGCTGCACACTATCATGTAAATAAAGGGAATCTAGTTCCTCGAGCCAAGAAAGGGTACTTTGTTGGATATCCAAGTGGTGTAAAATGTTATAGGATATGGTGTCCTGAAAATAGGAAATGTATCATCAGCAAAGATGATAAGTTTCATGAGGCTGACCTATATAAGTCCTTAACCAAGGCTGCAAATGAAAGTTCACATCAAAATGAAGCTGGGAGGTTTGATCTTGAGGTGGAGCAAGCTacagaaaaagagaaagatCAACAGCAGGCTCAAGACAAGACTGATGCAAACCCAGCtgaacatgctatgtttccagACCATgataactcaacaaaacatgAATTAGATGACTATAACCTCATCAGAGACATAGAAAGAATGACATCAAAACCCCCTAAAAGATATGGTTATGCAGACATGATCGCTATGCATTACATGCTGCTGAGGAAATCATACAAGAAGATCCTAGGAACTACAATGAAGTTGTCTGGTCTCAAGAAAAGACAAATGGATTTTAGCTATGATAGAGGAGCTGAACTCACTAGAGAAGAACAATACCTGGGAACTCATATCTAAGCCTGACAACTCCAGAATAGTAGGCAGCAAGTGGATCTTCAAGAGGAATGAATGAATTCTAGGAGCAGAACCACCTAGGTTCAAAGCAAGGCTAGTAGCAAAGGCATTCACTCAAAAGGAAGGGGTGGCCTACAATGAGATATTTTCTCTTGTAGTCAAACATGCATCTATAAGAATAATCCTAGCCATGGTAGCACATTTTGACATGGATgtcaaaacaacatttctcCATGGTGATCTAAATGAAACAATCTTAATGCAACAACCAGATGGCTTTAGGACTCAAGGAAAGAAGGATTAGGTCTGCCTACTAAAGAGATCACTTTATGGGCTAAAGAAATCACCAAGACAATGGTACTTGAGGTTGGTTAATTCATGCTTAGTCAAAGCTATGCTAGAAGTAGTTTTGATAGTTGTGTATTACAAACAAGTATCATCTGCAACATACATTTACTTGTTGTTATATGTAGATGACATGCTAATAACATCTAAAAGtatgaaagaaatagaaaaattaaagagCTAGCTGAAGAAAtaatttgagatgaaggacttggggtAGCCAAGAGAATTCTAGAAATGAAAATCATCAGAATTAGAGAGCAAGAAAAACTGATAATTTCCCAAGAGATATACATTGAAAAAGTCCTAAATAGGTTCAATATGAGTGAATCAAAGGCTGTCAGCTCTCCAGTTGCAGCTCACTTCAAACTTTATTCACCCATGACACCAAACACAAACCAGAAAATAGAAGACTTGAAGACAATACCATATTCTAGTGCCATATGGAGCATCATGTATGTTATGGTCTGCTCAAGGCTAGACATTTCTTATGTTGTAAGTATCACAAGCGGATTTATGGGAAATCTAGGGATGAGCCATTGGCCAGCTGTCAAATGGATTCTAAGATACCTAAAGAGACTCAAAGTATGTGTTTGGAATACAACAAACAATCAGAATCATTAAAACCACTCCAAGGATTTGTAGACTCTAATTTTGATGGGGATTTAGATAAAAGAAGATCTCTTATATGATATGTGTTCACAATGTTCAACAACACAGTCAGTTGGAAAGCTAATCTTCAATACATAGTTGCATTATCAATCACAGAAGTAGAATATGTTACTCTTGCTGAAGTTGTGAAAGACGGAATTTGGCTGAAAAGATTGATCATGGAACTTGGTGTTAAACAAGAAACTTTTTACATAAATTGTGACAGCCAAAGTGTCATTCatttgagtaaaaataaaatgtatcatGAAAGAACCAAGCATATAGACACCATGCTTCATTTCATCAAGGATGTCATTGAAAGGGGTGAGATAAATGTGGCAAAGGTGCACACCAGTGACAATCTATCTAACATGTTTACAAAATCTGTCACACTTAACAAATTCATACATTGTTTGAATTTGCTTATGATCAATTCCAGAAACTGAGACAGAGGACTAAGAGGATCTGACTTGAAGAGTCACATAAGACTTTGGAGATATAGTTACTAGCAATCTGTTTTGGGTTGTTAGTTTTTAGTTAATTAGTTGTAACTACTTTTGTTTGTTACTCctaaattttaaacaacaaGTATATAAGCCAAAGTAAGCAATGTTGATTCGTAGTGAGAGGCAAATAGTAGTTTTTTCGTGTTGTGCAGAAAACAGGCAGCATAAGTGTAAAAACACTGTAATCATTTCATTTCATAATTAGTGATAATTCGAAGTCGGATCTAGACCCCTAGACATAGGAGTTTATCTCTGAATTTGGTTAACAATTGTGTGTGTTCATGTTAGCATTAAAagctttaattttgtttttgttctaattactgaaacgaagaacgttcttgggtGAAAActgatcaatcttcgttttactgaaacgaagaatgttccAAGGTGAAAActgatcaatttttgttttactgaaaccaagaacattcttgggtGAAAAACTCATCAATCTCCGTTTCTTTTACTTTGatcttaattaaaattaaacaacatGTCATTCCATACATCAACATAAAACTCCATGTAAATCGCACTTTGTTTAATGTTAGGAGCAAGAGAGTTCAAAATTCATGATTAAACCATGATATGGCAATAATTCCAAGCTTCAAAAATTGAATAGAAAGAATTGGTGGGAAAATGGTAAGGTATCATCAAGAAATTGGTGTTTGTTCTTCAAAAGCAAAGCTTTTTTCATGTCACGAGCCTAGATCGGTAGTTGATGTCCATAAGAAATGGTGTAACCAAAACTATCATAACATTTACTAGGATGAAAAAAGAATGGGTTTTGAACTGAATCGGAAACACCATTCCCAAGAAGAGTGACAACTGTGGTAATGGAAAAATTGGAAGAAGAGTTGTGAGGTGTGGTGAGAGTATATCAAAGAAACTCTCAAAATACCATTGATATCGTATTAGTAAAGTAAACTTGAGAGATAAATATTACAAATGAGTAGATCTTATTCTCATTGAATTAAATCTATGAGAATTGTACATTATTTATACAAAGATAAGGATCTAacaatagtaattaaatatcgaaaaatatagaaattcaattaattgttaaataaaaatcaacaaaacaaTAAGCTTAATTCAACTACTTGTTATATTATGCATCATTCTTTATTAATACTTACTTGTGATCTTATTATT
Protein-coding sequences here:
- the LOC101510419 gene encoding agamous-like MADS-box protein AGL8, translated to MGRGRVQLKRIENKINRQVTFSKRRSGLLKKAHEISVLCDAEVALIVFSNKGKLYEYSSDPCMERILERYERYSYAERQLVATDQPQNENWIIEHAKLKARLEIIQRNQRNFMGEELDGLSIKELQNLEHQLDSALKQIRSRKNQLMYESISELHKKDKALQEKNNLLVKKIKEKEKELAQLEQQYDAIDLTSTVLASQPLETLNIGGSPQGRGDGEDNEGNQTRVNTLFPPWMLRPVNE